A stretch of the Engraulis encrasicolus isolate BLACKSEA-1 chromosome 19, IST_EnEncr_1.0, whole genome shotgun sequence genome encodes the following:
- the psma3 gene encoding proteasome subunit alpha type-3, with amino-acid sequence MSSIGTGYDLSASTFSPDGRVFQVEYAMKAVENSSTAIGIRCKDGIVFGVEKLVLSKLYEEGSNKRIFNIDRHVGMAVAGLLADARSLAEVAREEASNFRSSYGYDIPLKHLSDRVAMYVHAYTLYSAVRPFGCSFILGSHDQDDGPQLYMVDPSGISYGYWGCAIGKAKQAAKTEIEKLQMKDMTCRELVKEVAKIIYIVHDEVKDKSFELELSWVGEVTKGRHEMVPKDIREEAEKYAKDALEEEDDSDEDNM; translated from the exons ATGAGCTCAATCGGAACCGGG TATGACTTGTCTGCCTCGACCTTCTCACCTGATGGCAGAGTATTTCAGGTTGAGTATGCGATGAAAGCAGTAGAAAACAGCAG CACAGCCATTGGAATCCGATGCAAGGATGGCATTGTGTTCGGCGTTGAGAAGCTCGTCCTCTCAAAACTATACGAAGAAGGATCCAACAAACGCATCTTTAACATCGACCGTCATGTTGGAATG GCTGTGGCTGGCCTTCTGGCTGATGCCCGCTCTCTCGCTGAAGTGGCCAGGGAAGAGGCCTCCAACTTCCGCTCTAGCTACGGCTATGACATCCCCTTGAAG catctTTCAGACAGAGTGGCCATGTATGTACATGCTTACACGTTATACAGTGCTGTGCGTCCATTTGGCTGCAG TTTCATCCTGGGGTCACATGATCAAGATGATGGACCACAGCTGTATATGGTAGATCCATCAGGGATTTCATAT GGTTATTGGGGATGTGCCATCGGTAAGGCCAAGCAGGCAGCCAAAACGGAGATCGAGAAGCTTCAG ATGAAAGACATGACCTGTCGGGAGCTGGTGAAGGAGGTGGCCAAAAT AATCTACATTGTACACGACGAAGTCAAAGACAAATCCTTTGAGTTGGAGCTGAGCTGGGTTGGAGAAG TGACAAAAGGAAGACATGAGATGGTTCCCAAAGACATCAGGGAGGAAGCGGAGAAGTATGCAAAG GATGCCTTGGAGGAGGAAGACGACTCTGATGAGGACAACATGTAA